The nucleotide sequence ACGGTCGCCCGATTCATACTCGCCCTGATGATCCATCAGGCAACCAGCTTTTCAATATCTGCGCCCGCAGCATCAAAGTTTTGCAACATCCATTCCCCTGCAAAATTCGGATGCTGGGTGTAGCAAGCTACAATCTATTGACTGTTGCTGCCGGAGTCACGTTAGGCGGCGTTGAAGCCACACCCAAAATTTGGGACATTGCCGCAGTTTGGGCGATCGTTCAGGCAGCAGGCGGGGCTTGGGTGCCGCTTCAGCCAAAGCCAATTTTTCCGCTTCAGGTGGGGCAAAATTATGGCGATCGCCCCTATCCCACGCTCGTCGTCAGTCGGGCTGAACTAATTCCTAAATTTCGCCCTCTCGTTGAATTTTTGGGTACATCCTATGGAGCAACTCCTGAAAAGTCTTAGAAAATTACTCCTGTCTCTGCTAATCTCCTTTCTTTTTCTATGGCTGAGTCCAGTAAGCTGGGCAGATTCTACCGAACCCCCAGCCGCCATCATTGAGCAGTCTGCCCCGTCAGGCGTTAATGCCAACGCTATCTCATCTGAAAAAATTAGCCAATTTGTGCAAGCCTATTTGCAAGTCGTTGCACTGATTGATCAGCGCGAAGGCGAACTTCAAGGAGCCGAAACTGAATCTGATTCGTTACGCATTAAGCAGGAAATTGAAGCCGGAGCCATGAGCTTAATTGAAACGGAAGGCTTAACCCTTCAAGAATATTTACAGCTTCTCACGCTGGCTAACGTTGATCCAGAGTTTAGCGATCGCATCGTCGCCCAGTTGCAAACCATAGACTGAATCATGAACTAACCTAGAAGACGTTTCGGCTGTCCGCTCACTTAGGCTGTCTGCCAACCCAGAACAACCATGATCCACAATCCCCGTGTCATTTGTATTGGTGAAATCCTCTGGGATTGTCTAGCAGATCAACCTGCCAATTCAGTCGATGCAGTTACTTCTTGGACAAAGTATCCGGGTGGCGCACCTGCTAATGTTGCCTGCGGGTTAGCTAAACTGGGCGTGCCAACCGCCTTTATTGGCTGTATTGGTGGCGACGATTGGGGTGAAAAATTGGTCGAGCAATTACGATCGCTCTCCATCAACACGGCTGGCATTCAACGTTACCTTAAAGCTACAACACGCCAAGTGCAGGTTTTACGGACAGAAACGGGCGATCGCCAATTTGCAGGCTTCATGGGTAACTCTAACTTTGCCGATACTCACCTTCAAGCCCAATTCCTACCCGTTAAGTTGTTTGAATCGGCTGAATTCTTAGTCATTGGCTCCCTTGGGTTTGCCTACCCGGAAACTCGACAAGCCATTCAAGCGTCATTAAATCTTGCCGATCGCCATTCTCTCAAAGTTCTTATGGATGTAAACTGGCGACCCATGTTTTGGGCTGACCCAGATGCCGCCAAGCCTATGATTCAATCCGTTTTGCCCCAAATCGATTTTCTCAAGCTCTCTGTTGAAGAAGCAGAGTGGCTATTTGGCACCACTCATCCAAGGGCGATCGCCTCTCTGAGCGATCTCGAAGGCGTTCTGGTTACTCACGGTGCTGAAGGTTGTACCTATTCCCTCAGTGAGAACGAGGGCAAATTGCCAGGTTTCGCTGTTGAGGTAGAAGACACGACTGGAGCCGGAGATGGCTTTGTAGCAGGATTTTTGGCTCAGTTATGCCACTACGGTGCGCCTGCCTTGCGTAATCCTGCGATCGCCTGTCAAGTGGTCAACTATGCCAATGCCGTGGGCGCAATAGTGACGACCAATGCAGGCGCGATCGCCCCACAACCCACTGATAAGGAGGTCGAAGCCTTCCTCTACCTCAATCAAATTCGAGAATAATCTTTGATTAACCTATTCTGAGTAACCCATGTTGACCCGGTCTCTCTTTGCCAGTCTATGCATCTCGCCATTGCTAGTTTGGGCGAGCCCAACCCTCGCGGCTCCGCCCAAGATTAACCAAACCGTAGAATGTGAAGTTCTGATTGTAGGAGGTGGTTTAGCCGGAACTGCGACCGCCTACGAAAGTTTATTGAGAGGCAGAACGGTTTGCATGACCGAAATTACCGATTGGGTTGGAGGACAAATCTCTTCTCAGGGCACCTCGGCGCTAGATGAACGCACCACTCAACGACAAAAGCAATTCTTTCCTAAAGGATATTTAGAATTTAGCGATCGCATTCAAGAGTTTTACAACAGACCTAACCCTGGTGATTGTTGGGTTAGCTCCTTTTGCTTCCTGCCTAGAGACGGGCATACCATTCTCTTAGAAATGCTGGAAGATGCAGCAAAGCAAGGAAAGGGCACTTTGCATTGGTACCCTGCAACCGTGATCAAAGATCTTACTGAAGCAGCGGGACAAATTGAGAAGGCGATCGCCATTCAGCACCAGCCCGCTCCCGGTGCGCCGCCCCTCAACACCGAACCCCTTTCCCAAACCCTCGAAGATGCTTACCAATACGAAAATTCTTCCCGCTTCACCAAACAAGTCATCCAGTTCCTCCCCAAACAAGCTGCTGTAAATAGAGCAGGTAAAACCCAGTGGTATGTTGTGGATGCCACCGAAACGGGCGAACTCCTTGCCCTTGCCAACGTTCCTTACCGCGTTGGCATTGATCCCCGCTCCTACCTCGAACCTTCCTCCGCCAGCGAAACCCCTATGCCCTACTGTACCCAGGGCTACACCTACACCTTCGCCATGGAGCAAACGGCAGAACCTCAGCCGCAAACCGCACCTAGCTTCTATTTCCAATACGAGCCTTACTATAGTTACGAAAAACCTATCTTCGCCAACGTCGATTTGCTCTTCACCTACCGCCGGATTTGGCGACCCAAAGGGCAAACAACTATTGATACAGGATTCGGCAACATTAGTTTTATTGCTCCCCAACCCGGCGATATTTCCATGCAGAACTGGACTTGGGGCAACGACTATCGCCCTGGCACCGCCACCGATAACCTTATTCTGACTCCTGAGCAACTTCAGGAAACAGGGCAGCTTGCCCCTGGTCAATGGAGGGGCGGCTTACGAGTTGAAAGTTTACGACGCGCAGAAGAATCATCATTGGGTTTCTACTATTGGTTAGTGGCAGGCACTACCGACTCTCAACTGGGTGCAGGCATCAAACAACCCAGTCCGAATCATCGCCTTAACGCTGGGTTAGACTCTCCGATGGGCACCATGCATGGATTGTCTAAATATCCCTACATGCGTGAAGTGCGGCGGCTTATTGGTCGTCCGAGTCCGGGTTATGAGAACGGCTTCACCATTTCAGAGGTCGATGTCACCCGCAACAACTTTACCGACGACTATTACCGTTACGGTCTGAGCGATCGCGCCTACCGTGCCCTCGGCATTGGCTTAAGTGGACTAGAAGCCATTCAACGGATCCGTAGCAATGATCTCCCTGATCCGGTGCGCCTCCGTACCCGCTCCCGCATCTATCCTGACTCAGTAGGCATCGGTCACTACCCCATCGACTTCCACCCTTGTATGCAGTCCTATCCCGCCGAGGCTCCTGGCAACATTGAATATCCGGGTATTCGTCAAGGACAAGG is from Timaviella obliquedivisa GSE-PSE-MK23-08B and encodes:
- a CDS encoding FAD-dependent oxidoreductase; translated protein: MLTRSLFASLCISPLLVWASPTLAAPPKINQTVECEVLIVGGGLAGTATAYESLLRGRTVCMTEITDWVGGQISSQGTSALDERTTQRQKQFFPKGYLEFSDRIQEFYNRPNPGDCWVSSFCFLPRDGHTILLEMLEDAAKQGKGTLHWYPATVIKDLTEAAGQIEKAIAIQHQPAPGAPPLNTEPLSQTLEDAYQYENSSRFTKQVIQFLPKQAAVNRAGKTQWYVVDATETGELLALANVPYRVGIDPRSYLEPSSASETPMPYCTQGYTYTFAMEQTAEPQPQTAPSFYFQYEPYYSYEKPIFANVDLLFTYRRIWRPKGQTTIDTGFGNISFIAPQPGDISMQNWTWGNDYRPGTATDNLILTPEQLQETGQLAPGQWRGGLRVESLRRAEESSLGFYYWLVAGTTDSQLGAGIKQPSPNHRLNAGLDSPMGTMHGLSKYPYMREVRRLIGRPSPGYENGFTISEVDVTRNNFTDDYYRYGLSDRAYRALGIGLSGLEAIQRIRSNDLPDPVRLRTRSRIYPDSVGIGHYPIDFHPCMQSYPAEAPGNIEYPGIRQGQGTTYPFQVPLRAMIPQRINNLIVAGKSIATSQIAAAAYRVQSFEWSSGAAAGTLVDFALDTGSAPYEWVDDLPRKEPLLEQFQQRLNNAGNPTAFPETSIFNEDWQDWN
- a CDS encoding carbohydrate kinase, whose protein sequence is MHNPRVICIGEILWDCLADQPANSVDAVTSWTKYPGGAPANVACGLAKLGVPTAFIGCIGGDDWGEKLVEQLRSLSINTAGIQRYLKATTRQVQVLRTETGDRQFAGFMGNSNFADTHLQAQFLPVKLFESAEFLVIGSLGFAYPETRQAIQASLNLADRHSLKVLMDVNWRPMFWADPDAAKPMIQSVLPQIDFLKLSVEEAEWLFGTTHPRAIASLSDLEGVLVTHGAEGCTYSLSENEGKLPGFAVEVEDTTGAGDGFVAGFLAQLCHYGAPALRNPAIACQVVNYANAVGAIVTTNAGAIAPQPTDKEVEAFLYLNQIRE
- a CDS encoding DUF4168 domain-containing protein, producing the protein MEQLLKSLRKLLLSLLISFLFLWLSPVSWADSTEPPAAIIEQSAPSGVNANAISSEKISQFVQAYLQVVALIDQREGELQGAETESDSLRIKQEIEAGAMSLIETEGLTLQEYLQLLTLANVDPEFSDRIVAQLQTID